One Sphingobacteruim zhuxiongii DNA window includes the following coding sequences:
- a CDS encoding SusC/RagA family TonB-linked outer membrane protein, whose product MKNIGVLRYFSLLLWAFSLLISQLYAQDKPKPIINASLEGVVLDSLTRQPIEGVTIQLEAVTHAVKTDRQGRFQFVTGQKLPFTIQVAYLGYKSKKLVINVSPAEILLTPSSEDLDEVVVVGYGTQRRRDLTGAVASLPESFLKQKVSSVDQALKGAVSGVQVTQTSGQPGAGVSIRVRGGASIQGGNEPLYVIDGFPVYNQTESTGVNSGTPVNPLASINPSDIESVEVMKDAAATAIYGSRGANGVILISTKKGKAGRVQLNYDGSAGWQSVVKQIDVLNATAFANLRNEVLYDTNPSKGKNQYLTEEKISELGEGTNWQKEAFRVGQVQNHQLSLTGGAERVQYYLGANYLDQEGVIINTDFKRLGFRSNIQAKPFERLDVAANLTVNKTNSQIAPSGIVNALLIMPPTATVYEPDGTYTLRNPFENIFANPIATLRETENQSNNLRVLGTTYAQYQLAKGLSAKVLFGVDLSNRNDKYYLPSYIYEGAGSKGNAILGNLENQAWLNENTLTYSGNFGQHDLNVLVGFTQQESTTSLFNAGASNFVTDELLYNSLQSGSVIIRPNSDAYNWVLHSFLSRINYNYANKYYASASIRRDGSSRFGKNNKWGNFPSLALSWRTSKEDFFSNLLPVINDLKFRASFGATGNQEIGQYQSLATLYALNYFFGNQVLTGFASQRVPNAELGWETTYQYDAGIDVAFLQSRIQISADYYYKRTKDLLLSVEIPWTSGYGTSLQNFGSVSNKGVELSIKTRNIQGNFDWDSDLNVSFNRNKVLSIGDGSSQYISGNYLIAVGKPLGTFYGTATDGILQTGEEVTKGIYTGNATPKAGDRLYKDIDADGKFTAANDRTIIGNAQADLIFGFSNNLSYKGFDLSFLIQGTLGNQILNINRQNLEMFTGQQNASIDALDRWTPTNPSQSYPRAKLDPAPIFSDQFVESGSFLRLANVRFAYSLPKTWLNDAHVNQAQLYFTGQNLLTISNYRGFDPEVTSGSNVQIGTDAGIYPAAKSLSLGLSLTF is encoded by the coding sequence ATGAAAAATATTGGAGTACTCCGGTATTTCAGTTTATTGCTATGGGCTTTTAGCTTGCTAATTTCTCAGCTCTATGCACAAGATAAACCAAAACCTATCATTAACGCATCTTTAGAAGGTGTTGTTCTAGATTCTTTAACACGACAGCCCATTGAGGGAGTCACCATACAATTGGAGGCCGTTACTCATGCGGTCAAGACCGATCGACAGGGACGTTTTCAGTTCGTAACTGGACAGAAATTGCCTTTCACAATTCAAGTCGCATATCTCGGCTATAAATCCAAAAAACTAGTAATCAATGTGTCACCAGCCGAAATTTTATTGACACCATCTTCGGAAGATTTGGATGAGGTTGTGGTTGTCGGATACGGTACGCAACGTCGTCGCGATCTGACGGGAGCTGTAGCTTCCTTGCCAGAGAGTTTTCTAAAACAGAAAGTGAGCTCCGTCGATCAAGCATTAAAGGGTGCTGTTTCTGGGGTTCAAGTAACTCAGACTTCTGGGCAACCGGGCGCAGGTGTAAGTATTCGTGTACGAGGAGGTGCATCGATACAGGGAGGTAATGAACCGCTCTACGTGATCGATGGTTTCCCTGTATATAATCAAACAGAAAGCACAGGCGTCAATAGTGGAACACCAGTAAATCCATTAGCGAGTATCAATCCAAGTGATATTGAAAGCGTCGAAGTGATGAAAGATGCTGCCGCGACCGCTATTTACGGATCAAGAGGTGCCAATGGTGTTATTTTAATTAGTACAAAAAAAGGAAAGGCCGGACGTGTGCAATTGAACTACGATGGGAGTGCTGGATGGCAATCGGTCGTAAAACAAATTGATGTCTTGAATGCAACAGCCTTTGCCAACCTTCGTAATGAGGTGCTGTATGATACGAATCCGAGCAAGGGTAAAAATCAATATCTCACGGAGGAGAAGATAAGCGAATTAGGAGAGGGAACAAACTGGCAGAAAGAAGCATTTCGCGTAGGGCAAGTGCAAAATCATCAGTTGTCATTAACGGGAGGTGCAGAGCGCGTACAATATTATCTTGGTGCTAATTACCTCGACCAAGAAGGGGTGATTATCAATACAGACTTTAAGCGCTTGGGCTTTCGCTCCAATATTCAGGCAAAGCCTTTTGAACGATTAGATGTTGCAGCAAATTTGACGGTTAATAAAACAAATTCTCAAATTGCTCCGTCGGGAATCGTAAATGCCTTGCTAATTATGCCTCCGACTGCGACGGTTTATGAGCCAGATGGGACTTACACCCTTAGAAACCCATTTGAAAATATCTTCGCCAATCCTATTGCAACATTAAGAGAGACAGAAAATCAGTCTAACAATTTACGAGTTTTAGGGACTACTTATGCGCAATATCAATTGGCGAAAGGACTTTCTGCTAAGGTGCTATTTGGAGTCGATCTGAGTAATCGAAATGACAAATACTACTTACCTTCTTATATCTATGAGGGCGCCGGAAGCAAGGGAAATGCAATCTTGGGGAACCTAGAAAATCAAGCTTGGTTGAATGAAAATACGTTGACTTATAGCGGCAATTTTGGACAACATGATTTAAACGTCTTGGTTGGGTTTACACAACAAGAAAGTACAACGAGTTTGTTTAACGCAGGCGCTTCAAATTTTGTGACCGACGAGCTGCTTTACAATAGTTTGCAAAGTGGATCAGTTATTATTCGTCCGAACTCCGATGCTTACAACTGGGTATTACATTCCTTTTTAAGCCGAATAAATTATAATTATGCGAATAAGTATTATGCTTCGGCTAGTATACGACGTGACGGAAGCTCACGATTTGGCAAAAATAATAAATGGGGAAACTTCCCTTCCTTGGCTTTGTCTTGGAGAACAAGTAAAGAAGATTTCTTCAGCAATCTACTTCCTGTTATTAACGATTTGAAATTTCGGGCAAGCTTTGGAGCCACCGGAAATCAAGAGATTGGACAATACCAATCTTTGGCGACGCTATATGCATTAAATTATTTCTTCGGAAACCAAGTGCTGACTGGCTTTGCCTCTCAGCGCGTTCCAAACGCCGAATTGGGCTGGGAAACTACTTATCAGTATGATGCAGGGATTGACGTCGCTTTCCTCCAAAGTAGAATTCAAATATCTGCGGATTATTACTATAAGCGTACAAAAGATCTATTGTTGAGTGTGGAGATCCCTTGGACAAGTGGTTACGGTACCTCTTTGCAGAATTTCGGTTCTGTAAGCAACAAAGGGGTAGAACTTAGTATCAAAACCAGGAATATTCAAGGTAATTTCGATTGGGACTCTGACTTAAACGTTTCTTTCAATCGGAACAAGGTGCTATCGATAGGTGATGGCTCAAGCCAATATATCAGTGGTAATTACCTTATTGCTGTTGGGAAGCCGCTGGGTACATTTTATGGAACAGCGACCGACGGCATTTTGCAAACTGGCGAAGAAGTTACAAAGGGAATTTATACGGGCAATGCGACACCAAAAGCCGGAGATCGATTGTATAAAGATATTGATGCTGATGGGAAGTTTACCGCTGCGAACGACCGAACAATCATTGGAAACGCTCAGGCTGATTTAATCTTCGGCTTTAGCAATAATTTGTCCTATAAAGGATTTGACTTAAGTTTTCTAATTCAAGGAACGCTTGGAAACCAGATTTTGAATATTAATCGACAGAATTTGGAAATGTTTACTGGCCAACAGAATGCTTCTATTGATGCATTGGATCGTTGGACTCCAACTAATCCGTCTCAAAGTTATCCGCGTGCAAAGCTAGATCCTGCACCAATTTTTTCCGATCAGTTTGTTGAATCCGGAAGCTTTCTGCGCTTAGCGAATGTACGGTTCGCTTATTCACTTCCAAAAACATGGTTAAACGACGCGCATGTCAATCAGGCTCAGCTTTATTTTACTGGACAAAACCTACTAACAATTAGTAATTATAGAGGATTTGATCCAGAAGTAACTTCTGGAAGTAATGTGCAAATAGGTACTGATGCGGGAATCTATCCGGCTGCAAAATCACTGTCTTTGGGTCTTTCATTAACCTTTTAA
- a CDS encoding LacI family DNA-binding transcriptional regulator, translating into MEKKEKVLNGVKEIARRAKVSIATVDRVLHNRAGVSEKTKAKILEIIKELDYKPNILARRLASSKTMHLYTLIPERSAETDYWDVPLQGIFQAENEIKLYNVKVSKFFFDMNDKQSFIEQTKRILKETDIDGLLLAPAFVEEAITFTEECKRRNIPFVFINSDIPQQKSLSYFGPNLFHSGQTAAHLIQYLTKEADKVLLLNIAKDIDSDHHILRKQEGFMHYFQENSPRTIVTENLYDTSYAAVKKALSKIVKADPDLHLIFVTNSRVALVARFLKEIGKKDILLIGYDFLPNNITYLNEGLIDFLICEKPQEQAYRGIKALYRFLMFEEDQEKEYFMPIDIIHRENQQFYKN; encoded by the coding sequence ATGGAAAAAAAGGAAAAAGTGTTAAACGGAGTAAAGGAGATTGCGCGAAGGGCAAAAGTGTCAATCGCTACAGTCGATCGCGTATTACATAATCGTGCTGGTGTTTCAGAGAAAACAAAAGCAAAGATTCTTGAAATCATTAAAGAGCTCGATTATAAACCTAACATACTTGCGAGACGCTTGGCATCTTCAAAAACCATGCATCTCTATACCCTTATACCAGAAAGATCTGCAGAGACTGACTATTGGGATGTACCTTTACAAGGTATTTTTCAAGCAGAAAATGAAATTAAGTTGTATAATGTCAAAGTTTCCAAATTCTTCTTTGATATGAACGATAAGCAATCGTTTATTGAACAAACCAAACGAATTTTAAAGGAAACCGATATTGATGGATTACTTTTAGCACCTGCTTTTGTCGAGGAAGCAATCACATTTACTGAAGAATGCAAGCGAAGAAATATCCCTTTTGTTTTTATTAACTCGGATATACCTCAACAAAAGAGCTTAAGTTATTTTGGTCCAAACCTTTTTCATAGTGGACAGACTGCAGCGCACTTAATACAATACCTAACCAAAGAAGCTGATAAAGTATTGCTTTTGAATATAGCGAAGGATATCGACTCGGATCACCATATTTTGCGTAAGCAAGAAGGCTTTATGCATTATTTCCAAGAAAATAGTCCTCGAACGATAGTGACCGAAAATCTATATGATACCAGCTATGCTGCGGTAAAGAAGGCGTTGTCAAAAATCGTTAAGGCGGATCCAGATCTACATCTAATCTTTGTAACCAATTCCAGGGTAGCATTAGTTGCTCGTTTTCTCAAAGAGATCGGAAAGAAGGATATTCTGCTGATAGGTTATGACTTTTTGCCAAACAACATCACGTATTTAAATGAAGGTTTGATTGATTTTCTAATCTGTGAAAAGCCGCAAGAGCAGGCCTATCGAGGAATAAAGGCTTTATATCGTTTTCTGATGTTTGAGGAAGATCAAGAAAAAGAATACTTTATGCCTATCGATATTATTCATCGCGAAAACCAACAGTTTTACAAGAATTAA
- a CDS encoding AGE family epimerase/isomerase produces MKEDLTESIPSYSNDELVKLLEQYKTYLFEEYLPFIDNYIYDRENGGYFWNSTYRGKQLSTNKRTWYDARGTWIYSYLYKHIEPNPLYLQRAKQTLGLLFKTKEKDARFWPWSYDILGKDLQEREGDIYGNLFVAEALVGYAEASGDDNAWAKAKEIMLHAFQLYQSEDYRYLLEYSPSADYTAAEEILGHYMIFLHLATSLLSIKSDENISQIADSCLDALIHQHYDSEINLMPELASKSKNGLDEQLTQFVYIGHAIETLWMIMEEAKRRDDQQLFDLAATRFKHHVEVANDRIFGGFFHGIDHVKENRFLLDKVLWAQEEVLVGCLILIEEHKDEWAWQYFNKTLRYLQEHFINQNLPYRPWKINGNRQMNNQEEGKRIENYHHPRHLIFAIQTLERILNRNTLNLNSYEK; encoded by the coding sequence ATGAAAGAGGACTTAACAGAGAGTATTCCAAGTTATTCGAATGACGAGCTCGTAAAACTACTTGAACAATATAAAACGTATCTGTTCGAGGAGTATCTGCCATTCATTGATAACTACATTTATGACCGAGAGAATGGGGGCTATTTTTGGAATAGTACCTATCGCGGAAAGCAACTTTCAACAAATAAAAGAACATGGTATGACGCTCGGGGTACTTGGATATATTCTTATCTCTATAAACATATAGAACCAAATCCGCTCTATTTACAACGTGCCAAGCAGACGCTCGGCTTATTATTTAAAACCAAAGAAAAAGATGCTCGTTTTTGGCCTTGGTCCTATGATATCCTGGGTAAGGATCTGCAAGAACGCGAAGGCGATATCTATGGAAATTTATTTGTAGCAGAAGCTTTAGTCGGTTATGCTGAGGCCTCAGGGGATGATAACGCATGGGCTAAAGCGAAGGAGATTATGCTTCACGCTTTTCAACTATATCAATCTGAAGATTATCGCTATCTATTAGAATATTCACCGTCGGCAGATTATACAGCTGCGGAAGAAATATTAGGTCATTATATGATCTTTTTGCATTTAGCAACAAGTTTGTTATCAATCAAATCGGATGAAAATATTTCGCAAATTGCAGATAGTTGTCTAGATGCCTTAATTCATCAACATTACGATAGTGAAATAAATCTAATGCCTGAACTGGCAAGTAAGTCTAAAAATGGTCTTGATGAGCAATTAACGCAGTTTGTCTATATCGGTCATGCTATTGAGACGCTTTGGATGATTATGGAGGAGGCGAAACGTCGAGATGATCAGCAGTTGTTCGATCTTGCGGCAACGCGGTTTAAACATCATGTCGAAGTAGCGAACGATCGAATCTTCGGTGGTTTCTTTCATGGAATAGATCATGTTAAAGAGAACCGATTTCTTCTTGACAAAGTCCTTTGGGCACAGGAAGAAGTGCTCGTAGGCTGCCTTATATTGATTGAGGAGCATAAAGACGAATGGGCTTGGCAATACTTCAACAAAACCTTGAGGTATCTACAAGAACATTTCATAAATCAAAACCTGCCATATCGACCTTGGAAGATCAATGGAAATCGGCAGATGAATAACCAAGAGGAAGGAAAAAGGATAGAAAATTATCATCATCCAAGACATTTAATTTTTGCGATCCAGACCCTTGAACGAATTTTGAACAGAAATACCTTAAACTTAAATAGCTATGAAAAATGA
- a CDS encoding Gfo/Idh/MocA family protein translates to MKNDVSRRGFIKTTAMASLGIGMLGPQTNFFEHLSTSQKGKRVGIIGLDTSHATAFTKSLNGENPDPKFKGYKVVAAVAQGSKDIPSSIERVPKYIEEVKKYGVEIVKDIQALLKKVDVVLLESNDGRVHLEQAIPVIKAKKTLFIDKPIAASYKDAKQIFDLAKQYQVPVFSTSSLRFMEKVKEVKSGSIGKVLGADTFSPAALEPNHPDFFWYGIHGIEILFALMGTGCESVTRVHTEGTDVVVGKWNDGRIGTFRGLRVGKHDYGGTVFGEKGNTTLGQFRGYDSLLEEIITFFETGTPPVSSEETLEICAFIEAADESKRQQGKPVSLIKA, encoded by the coding sequence ATGAAAAATGATGTTAGCAGAAGAGGTTTCATAAAAACTACAGCCATGGCCTCACTTGGAATCGGGATGCTCGGTCCTCAAACTAATTTTTTTGAACATCTGTCTACCTCACAGAAGGGAAAAAGAGTCGGAATTATTGGTTTAGATACTTCGCACGCGACGGCATTTACCAAATCATTAAATGGTGAAAATCCTGACCCTAAATTTAAAGGGTACAAAGTGGTGGCAGCTGTTGCTCAAGGTAGTAAGGATATTCCATCCTCTATTGAACGCGTTCCTAAATACATCGAAGAAGTGAAAAAATATGGTGTGGAAATCGTAAAAGATATCCAGGCCTTATTGAAAAAAGTGGATGTTGTCTTATTGGAAAGTAATGATGGACGAGTTCACTTAGAGCAGGCAATTCCGGTAATCAAAGCCAAAAAAACTTTATTTATCGATAAGCCAATTGCTGCTTCTTATAAAGACGCTAAACAGATATTTGATTTAGCGAAACAATATCAAGTACCTGTCTTTTCAACTTCCTCTCTACGTTTTATGGAGAAAGTGAAAGAAGTGAAATCGGGAAGCATTGGTAAAGTGTTAGGTGCCGATACGTTTAGTCCGGCGGCATTAGAACCGAATCACCCAGATTTCTTCTGGTACGGTATCCATGGCATTGAGATTCTGTTCGCATTGATGGGAACAGGCTGTGAGTCGGTTACTCGTGTGCATACAGAGGGTACGGACGTAGTCGTTGGTAAATGGAATGATGGCCGCATTGGTACATTCCGTGGACTGCGTGTTGGAAAACATGATTATGGCGGTACAGTCTTCGGCGAAAAAGGAAATACAACATTAGGTCAATTTAGAGGCTATGACTCATTATTGGAAGAGATCATTACGTTCTTCGAAACTGGAACGCCTCCTGTATCATCGGAAGAGACCTTAGAAATTTGCGCATTTATAGAAGCAGCTGATGAAAGCAAGCGTCAACAAGGAAAACCTGTATCATTAATAAAAGCATAA
- a CDS encoding Gfo/Idh/MocA family protein — protein MEESRRNFIKKAVIGTTAVTFGGILPSFSAKSYGNIMGANERINIAMMGVNARGKALANNFALQANSQITYICDVDSGAIDRCMPEVMKRQKHQPKAEGDFRRALEDKNVDALVVAAPDHWHAPAAILASSAGKHVYLEKPCSHNPHEGELLIEAVKKYKNVIQMGNQRRSWPNVAAGIREVHNGAIGKAYFAKTWYTNNRAPIGIGKEVAVPNWLNFDLWQGPAPRRAYKDNILHYNWHWFWHWGTGEALNNGTHFVDLARWGLQVEFPTKVTSVGGRYAHKDDWQTPDTQTIGMEFGNNSMITWEGRSCNGLKTDGATVGVVFYGEKGSLQINGDNAYQIYDLNSKLIKEVRDTNKVEATSLTNPSQQLDAIHIQNFFSAIKNGTALNSDIIGGHQSTLLVQLGNIAQRTGKALDIDPKTGKILNNKDAMNKYWQREYQKGWEPKV, from the coding sequence ATGGAAGAATCTCGTAGAAATTTTATTAAAAAGGCAGTTATCGGTACAACAGCGGTAACTTTCGGAGGAATATTACCGTCCTTCTCTGCTAAGAGTTACGGCAATATTATGGGGGCCAATGAACGAATTAATATCGCTATGATGGGTGTAAACGCCCGTGGAAAAGCGCTAGCGAATAATTTTGCATTGCAGGCTAATTCACAAATTACTTATATCTGTGATGTTGACTCGGGTGCAATTGATCGTTGTATGCCAGAGGTGATGAAACGTCAAAAACATCAACCTAAAGCGGAAGGCGATTTCCGCCGTGCTTTAGAAGATAAAAACGTCGATGCACTAGTTGTTGCAGCTCCAGATCACTGGCATGCTCCTGCAGCAATCTTAGCCTCTTCGGCGGGTAAACACGTATACCTAGAGAAACCTTGTAGCCATAATCCGCATGAAGGAGAATTGCTGATCGAGGCCGTAAAGAAATATAAGAATGTCATACAAATGGGTAATCAACGACGTTCTTGGCCCAATGTGGCAGCCGGAATACGCGAAGTGCATAACGGAGCCATTGGAAAAGCATACTTCGCAAAAACATGGTATACGAACAATAGAGCGCCTATTGGTATCGGTAAAGAAGTTGCGGTACCAAACTGGTTAAACTTCGACTTATGGCAAGGACCAGCTCCTCGTCGGGCATATAAAGACAATATTCTTCATTATAATTGGCACTGGTTCTGGCATTGGGGAACTGGAGAGGCATTGAACAATGGTACTCACTTTGTCGATCTCGCACGTTGGGGACTACAAGTTGAATTCCCGACAAAGGTAACTTCCGTTGGAGGACGCTATGCACATAAAGACGATTGGCAAACGCCAGATACACAAACGATAGGTATGGAATTCGGCAATAACAGCATGATTACTTGGGAAGGTAGAAGCTGTAACGGATTGAAAACCGATGGTGCAACGGTCGGTGTCGTATTCTACGGTGAAAAAGGATCCTTGCAAATTAATGGAGATAACGCATATCAGATTTACGATTTAAATAGTAAATTGATAAAAGAAGTGCGCGATACCAATAAAGTGGAAGCGACTAGCTTAACCAATCCGTCTCAACAATTAGATGCAATACATATTCAGAACTTTTTCTCCGCAATTAAAAACGGTACGGCATTAAATTCTGATATCATCGGTGGTCATCAAAGTACCTTATTGGTGCAGCTAGGGAATATTGCTCAACGTACTGGAAAAGCATTGGATATCGATCCTAAAACAGGTAAGATATTGAACAACAAGGATGCTATGAATAAGTATTGGCAGCGTGAATACCAGAAAGGTTGGGAACCGAAGGTTTAA
- a CDS encoding putative oxidoreductase C-terminal domain-containing protein has translation MRKLAFALLIIASMNACKTEKETNTGKLTLMTLDPGHFHASLIQKSLLPGIDSLCYVYGPKSFGLTSHIGLLEQYNSRADNPTHWKIEQYVGSDFLAKMLEEKPGNIVVLAGNNKQKTDYIHKSVSAELNVLSDKPMAINKEGFNLLIDAFNVAEEKKVMLYDIMTERYNIFSILQKELIHNKEIFGTLEKGTAEHPAIIKNSVHHFYKEVSGKPLIRPDWYYDVEQEGEGIVDVTTHAIDLVQWQCFPENVFDYKNDVQLLGANRFPTKISKQQFEQSTGSTNFPGFLEKDVKNDTLNVYANGDINYTLKGIHVKVAVQWNYQAPAGSGDTHLSQVRGTRAIVSIKQGKDENYKPKLYIEPVNNTGFTDAEKKNIASEIEKIAKIHQGITLKEKDKGFILEVPETLVEGHEEHFAHVANKFFNYVREGKMPEWEKSYMLTKYFITTEALAKAKTIR, from the coding sequence ATGAGAAAATTAGCTTTTGCATTGTTAATCATCGCCAGCATGAATGCTTGTAAAACTGAAAAGGAAACGAATACAGGGAAACTCACCTTGATGACTTTAGATCCCGGACATTTTCATGCCTCTTTAATTCAAAAGAGCTTGTTGCCGGGTATTGATTCCCTTTGTTATGTTTATGGTCCGAAATCATTTGGCCTGACATCCCATATCGGCCTGTTGGAGCAATACAACAGTAGAGCAGATAACCCGACGCACTGGAAAATTGAACAATATGTTGGCTCCGATTTCTTAGCAAAGATGTTGGAAGAAAAGCCCGGAAATATTGTCGTACTAGCAGGGAATAATAAACAAAAAACCGATTATATTCATAAATCGGTATCTGCTGAATTAAATGTTCTTTCCGATAAGCCAATGGCAATTAATAAAGAAGGATTTAACCTCTTAATTGATGCCTTTAATGTCGCTGAAGAGAAAAAAGTGATGTTATACGATATCATGACCGAACGCTATAATATTTTCTCCATCCTTCAAAAGGAACTAATTCACAACAAGGAAATTTTCGGAACGCTAGAAAAAGGAACGGCGGAGCATCCAGCAATTATTAAAAACTCGGTTCATCACTTTTATAAAGAAGTATCTGGTAAACCGCTAATTCGACCTGACTGGTATTACGATGTAGAGCAGGAAGGAGAGGGGATTGTTGATGTGACGACGCATGCTATCGATTTAGTACAATGGCAGTGTTTTCCTGAAAACGTATTTGACTATAAAAACGATGTACAATTGTTGGGAGCAAATCGTTTTCCAACCAAGATTTCAAAGCAGCAATTTGAACAATCCACGGGGAGCACGAATTTCCCGGGTTTCTTGGAAAAGGATGTGAAAAATGATACCCTAAACGTTTATGCTAATGGTGATATTAACTATACACTGAAAGGCATCCACGTGAAAGTGGCAGTACAATGGAATTACCAAGCACCTGCAGGTTCTGGTGATACGCATTTATCACAGGTGAGAGGGACACGTGCTATCGTATCCATCAAGCAAGGAAAGGATGAAAATTATAAACCGAAATTATACATAGAACCAGTAAATAATACGGGTTTCACCGATGCAGAGAAAAAAAACATTGCCTCGGAAATTGAGAAGATTGCTAAAATCCACCAAGGGATAACACTTAAAGAAAAAGACAAAGGGTTTATCCTTGAAGTTCCAGAAACACTCGTCGAAGGACATGAAGAACATTTTGCACACGTCGCTAACAAGTTTTTTAACTACGTACGTGAGGGTAAGATGCCAGAATGGGAGAAATCCTATATGTTGACAAAATATTTTATTACGACAGAAGCCTTGGCAAAAGCCAAGACCATACGATAA
- a CDS encoding glucosamine-6-phosphate deaminase → MDVKEIEVGTLKVYTFENRRDLGLTAGKQAANRLVELQKSPEKIVRMIFASAPSQSETLAQLSEEQGIDWSRVEAFHMDEYVGLPTSHPQSFGRFLQEHLFDKVKIAKANYINGIAENPAEECARYEALLKEAPIDIVCLGIGENAHIAFNEPHIADFNDPYFVKLVDLDLTSRQQQVNDGCFAVLQEVPTHAITLTVPALFAGNSLFCMVPGPTKASAVNMTLNHEISSDVPATILRTHPNTGLYIDKESAAQLN, encoded by the coding sequence ATGGATGTAAAAGAAATTGAAGTCGGTACACTCAAAGTGTATACTTTTGAAAATAGACGAGACCTAGGTTTAACGGCCGGGAAGCAGGCGGCAAACAGGCTTGTCGAATTGCAAAAATCTCCAGAGAAAATTGTTCGCATGATATTCGCATCTGCGCCGTCACAGTCCGAGACCTTAGCTCAACTCAGCGAAGAGCAGGGAATTGACTGGTCAAGAGTGGAGGCTTTTCATATGGATGAATATGTAGGGCTCCCGACATCACATCCACAGAGCTTCGGTCGGTTTCTGCAGGAGCATTTATTTGACAAAGTAAAAATTGCTAAGGCCAATTATATTAATGGTATAGCGGAAAATCCAGCCGAAGAATGTGCTCGTTATGAGGCATTGTTGAAGGAAGCTCCGATAGATATTGTTTGCTTAGGAATTGGCGAGAATGCACATATCGCTTTTAATGAACCGCATATCGCTGATTTCAATGATCCCTATTTTGTGAAATTGGTCGATCTAGATTTAACAAGCCGCCAACAGCAGGTGAATGATGGTTGTTTCGCTGTTCTACAAGAAGTGCCAACCCATGCAATTACCCTGACCGTGCCAGCCTTATTCGCTGGTAATAGTCTGTTTTGTATGGTGCCCGGACCAACAAAAGCATCGGCCGTAAATATGACGTTAAATCATGAAATTTCGAGCGACGTGCCAGCAACGATTTTGCGTACGCATCCAAATACTGGATTATATATCGATAAGGAAAGCGCCGCTCAATTAAACTAA